In one Kluyveromyces marxianus DMKU3-1042 DNA, complete genome, chromosome 4 genomic region, the following are encoded:
- the TRM13 gene encoding tRNA:m4X modification enzyme encodes MTSAVVDKERLQCEFYLVKKKRQCGMTRRAGSRFCSEHSDDSDRVPCPLDPSHTVSVDKLRVHMRKCNKFRHDVSYQAKSRDIPWFQEGLNSIANGASADAKPKDETVVASIAIIERIFEQEFQDLPTLPLIEKKNELLEQTERYKTLINKKHARQQSSLIEHLKEASLWPSNDKHMQFIELGCGRAEFSRYVNIAVHLDQTQHESESESEEGPKEGTKNVPSFCLIDRASQRLRFDNKFSADVDSEVTLRREKIDIKDLKLDAVLNPDAHEYAAISKHLCGVATDLSLRCLLNSEKCNKGLKGILIAMCCRHVCQSSEYVNRDYISDLLAKHGPDMTYTDFFQCLKKFCSYYTCGLRPDMDPNGGAEEHFTKLTHNERKRIGYMARRIVDEGRQRFLQSRGFKTVLFRYVDNSVTLEDTALLALKDA; translated from the coding sequence ATGACAAGTGCTGTTGTAGACAAGGAGCGGCTTCAGTGCGAGTTCTATCTcgtgaagaaaaagagacaaTGCGGAATGACCAGACGAGCAGGCTCGCGGTTCTGCTCGGAACACTCCGATGATTCAGACCGTGTGCCCTGTCCACTGGACCCATCCCATACCGTCAGTGTTGACAAACTACGTGTACACATGCGCAAGTGCAACAAGTTCAGACACGACGTCTCATATCAGGCGAAAAGTCGCGACATTCCATGGTTTCAAGAGGGACTCAATTCGATCGCGAATGGTGCGAGTGCGGATGCCAAGCCAAAAGACGAGACAGTTGTGGCTTCCATAGCGATTATAGAGAGAATATTCGAACAAGAATTCCAGGATTTGCCAACGTTGCCGTTGAtcgagaagaagaacgagcTCTTGGAACAAACCGAACGGTACAAAACTTTGATCAATAAGAAACATGCAAGACAACAATCTTCATTGATCGAGCACTTGAAGGAGGCCTCGCTATGGCCGTCAAATGACAAACATATGCAGTTCATTGAGCTCGGGTGCGGGAGAGCCGAATTTTCGCGGTATGTTAACATTGCAGTACATCTAGATCAGACACAACATgagtctgagtctgagTCCGAGGAAGGTCCCAAAGAGGGTACCAAAAATGTTCCGTCATTTTGTTTGATCGACAGAGCATCTCAGAGACTCCGGTTCGACAACAAATTCAGCGCCGATGTGGACTCAGAAGTAACGCTGAGACGGGAGAAAATAGACATTAAAGACTTGAAATTGGATGCTGTGCTGAACCCTGACGCACACGAGTATGCTGCCATATCCAAGCATCTATGTGGGGTAGCTACGGACTTATCGTTACGCTGTCTTTTGAACAGCGAAAAATGCAACAAAGGTCTCAAGGGCATTCTTATTGCCATGTGTTGCAGACATGTGTGTCAGTCGTCCGAATACGTGAATCGCGACTACATCAGCGACCTCTTAGCAAAACACGGTCCTGATATGACGTACACAGACTTCTTCCAGTGCCTCAAGAAGTTCTGTTCATACTACACCTGTGGCCTAAGGCCGGACATGGACCCTAACGGTGGGGCAGAAGAGCACTTTACGAAACTAACGCACAACGAAAGAAAGCGTATAGGCTACATGGCGAGACGAATCGTGGACGAGGGCCGCCAGCGGTTCCTGCAATCACGGGGCTTTAAGACAGTGTTGTTCCGGTACGTGGACAACTCCGTTACTCTGGAAGACACTGCGTTGCTCGCGCTCAAGGATGCTTAA